The following nucleotide sequence is from Cellulosilyticum sp. I15G10I2.
GTTAGTAAGTTCGTTACAGCTTACTTTTTTAAAGGTGGCCGTATTATCTGATAAGAAAATATCTATTGTTGGGGTTGGCATGCTAAAATGACCGATTCTGACTAAAAAGTTATTGGACGGAATAGGTCTTGTAATATCTTCAATTTTATAAATTTCAATACCCATACCATCTTTGGTTTTAGGCGCAATAATACCTGTATAGATTTTTTGATTAGGAACATGCCAGACCATACTGAAAACAGTAATGGGATTTTTTGTCTGTTTAATAGTAATAGTATGTTCTCCGGGATACAGTGCAATATAATCAGTAAAGTCTTCGTATAAAACGTCGCGGAATGCAAGTTTAGTATCTATATAGATATCGATACTATATTTAATAGGTAAAGCATGAAAAAACCTCATGTATGATAGGGGTATATTTTCTTTTTTTAACATACATATTATCCTCCAAGTGTGCATTAGCATATTATATTATATGTTAATAAAATGTAAATGTGTTAATTTATCCCATTAATTAAGACCAAAACTATAAATGTACAAAAACTTAAGGCAATATATTTAATAAGTATGTTGTATAATAAATATTCTTCGTGATAGAATGAATTATAAAAGCCTTTACTCAGGATTATACGAGAAAGGAGTCCATCATTGAATCTTAATAAATTAAAGCAGCTTCTAAAAAATGATGAAGGGTTTAAACTTGATTTCAAGCTTAAGTTATCATTAGAGTTGGAATCAGAAAAAAAAGAGTTCGTAAAAGATGTGATAGCTATAGCAAATACGCCAGGTGGGCGAGGCTATATATTATTTGGAATTGAAGATAAGACTCGAATGATTGTAGGGATTGAAGATATCCCAAATAACATCGAGGAAAGAATTCAGCAAATCATTTCAAATAGGAGTGTTCCACCAGTTCCAGTGAAATTTGAAGCTAAAATGATTAATCATAAAATGATAGGCATCTTGACAATATTTAAAAGTATGCAGGTACCGCATCAAATGCTTCAAACAGGTGCGTTTTATGTACGCAGAGGCTCTACTACTGATAAGGCAACCAGACATGAGATAGCTAATATGCTTCAACAGTTTGGTATGCTGAGTTTTGAAAATGTGCCATGTCGCAGTGCTACTCTTGAAGAATTAGATTTTGATCTAATAGATAAACACATAGGGTATATGGGCAGCTATAAAAAACAAGATAAATTAGTGTTATCAACTCTTGGGATTATTGCAGCAGATTTTGAAAGGGGAGTGTATTATCCTACGTATGGAGGACTTCTTCTTTTTGGCAAAAACCCTCAAAATTTTATTCCTCAAGCTGTGCTTGAAATACAATATGCTTCACGTATAGTAGCAGTCACAGGAAATATTTCTAAAATATTAGAGGGTTTTGAAGAAATCATCAAGCAAATAGTGCCGATAAGTTATCCTAAAGCAGCATTAATAGAAGTTGTATCAAATGCTGTTATACATCGTAATTATTGGAATAGTGCACAATTTACTTCTGTAAGTATTAAAGAAGATTATATTAAAGTTTCTAATCCAATGAGTTATGAATATAGGGAGGTGAAAGAAGATAGGATTAGGATTAATCCATGGTTATACTCGAGACTTCTTATTATTCAGCAAAAAGAGAAAGATTTTCATTTCGGAATAGGTCTTGATAAAGTAAAAGAATTATTTGGAACTAAGGAAGCGGTTCGCATACAAACAAATTTAGTAGAGGGTTTATTTGAAGTATGCCTGCCAGGTACTAGAACGTATGAGACTTAATTGGGAAAATGGGAGGGCAAGATGAAGATTAGAGAGATAAGAGATATATTAAAAGCAAACGTATGGACAGGTGAAGAAAAATTAGAAGGAGAGGTACTTGCAGCATGTGGCTGTGATTTAATGAGTGATGTGTTGGCGTTTGCAAAAGAAGAGGTCTTATTGCTTACGGGACTTGTCAATCCTCAAGTGATTAGAACAGCTGAAATGTTGGATATCAAGGCAATTGTATTTGTAAGAGGGAAGGAACCAACAGAAGACATGATCAAGATGGCACATCAGAAAAGCATGATTCTTCTTTCAACAAACTATCCTCTTTATATAGCTTGTGGAGAGCTGTATCAACTAGGATTAATGCGTAAAGGAGAGAATTAATATGAAGTTACAATATCACGTAGATGGAGATAACTTTTTAGTTGCTGGAGAAGCATCAGCATCGCTTAAGCGTACTTTAAAGCAGCTAGGGATAGATTCGGGTATTATTAGAAAAATCTCTATTTCTATGTATGAGGCTGAGATGAATATGGTTATACATGCATATGGTGGAGTAATAGATGTTGATATATCAACTGATAAGGTGCATATTATACTAAAAGATAAAGGTCCGGGGATACCCGATATTGATCTTGCCATGAAGGAAGGGTATTCAACGGCTTCACATGAAATCAGGGAATTAGGTTTTGGGGCAGGAATGGGTCTGCCTAATATGAAAAGATATAGTGATCATTTAAATGTTTATTCAGAAGTTGGTGTAGGGACAACTGTAGAGCTAACAGTTTTTTTAACATAATACAAATGGGATAAGAGAGAAGGTGATTACCCTTATGCATAGCCATTCAGTAACATTAGAAAAAGATAAGTGTATTGGATGTACAGATTGTATTAAAAGATGTCCAACAGAAGCTATAAGAGTAAGAGGTTCTAAAGCAAAGATTATTGAAGATAGGTGCATTGATTGTGGCAACTGCATTAGGATCTGCAGAAACGGCGCCAAAAGAGCAGTTACTGATGAGATCAGTCTTATAGATAAATATAAATATCGTATTGCACTGCCAGCACCATCATTTTATGCACAGTTTCCAAAAGCAAAAAATATTGAGCAAATCTTAAGTACTTTATACCATATAGGGTTTACTGATATATTAGAAGTAGGATGTGCGGCAGAAGTTATTGCGAAACATACCTATGACTATGTAAAGACAGCTTCAACGTTTCCAATTATTTCCTCATCGTGTCCAGCTATTGTAAGACTTATCCAAAGAAGATTTCCATCACTTATTCATCATGTATTACCGATTATGTCTCCTATGGAGCTTGCCGCAAGATATATTAAAAATAAATATATTGATGAAGGGATTTCGGAAGATGAAATAGGTGTTTTTTTCATTTCGCCTTGCCCGGCAAAAGCAACGGATATACATCGGCCAAAGGGATTAGTACGATCCTATGTAGATGGGGTATTATCTATGCAGGATATTTATAAGATGATGATCTATAAAATGAACTCTAATGGTCAAATAGCTGTAAAAAGACAAAGTACTTATAAAGGACTTTCGTGGGCAACGAGAAATGGCGGGCTAGATGAAGATACTATCAAGAGCCGTATTGCGGTAGATGGGATGGAAAGTGTTATAGGCATATTAGAAAAGGTAGAAGATGGCACGCTGGCAGACATTAAATATATTGAAGCTTTAGCATGTACCGGTGGATGTCTTGGAGGTGCTTTGGCAATTGAAAATCCTTTTGTAAGTCGTTATACACTGAAAAAGTGGATTGAAGAAGATGCAGCAAAAAATGTTATTAATAATAATGAGATTATCAATGCTATAACTCAGGTACCGGCTTCATTTAGTAAAGAAATTACACCAAGGCCTGTTTTTTCTTTAGATAAGGATATGGAAAAAGCTCTCAAGATGATGGAAGATATTGAAAGTCTCTATAAAGAATTACCTCAAATAGATTGCGGTTCATGCGGCGCACCTACATGCAGATGCTTTGCAGAAGATGTTGTTAAAAAAGATGCTAATATTGAAGAATGTGTCTTTATGCTCAGAAAGAAAATAAAGAACCTATCAGAGGTTATGCATAACCTTACAGAAACAGTAATTCCAACACATAATGATAAATAAGAAAGGACTGAATAAGGTGATCGTTAAAGATATTATTGAACAAATACAGCTTAAATTAGTGGCAGGAGAAGCAGGCATTACAAATCAAGTTCAAGGGGGATATGTAGGAGATTTATTAAGCTTTGTCATGTCCCATGCCAAAGAAAAAGATGTATGGATTACAATTCAAGGTCATATTAATTCTGTGGCAGTAGCGAGTTTACTCGGATTATCAGCTATTATTCTCACTGAAAATGTGGAGGCTGATGAAGCAATGATTCATAAGGCGAATGAAGAAGGTATTCCTGTTTTAAGTACAAAATTGAATAGCTTTGATGTAGTCTGTCAACTAGCCTGTCTTAGCCAGATTCAGGAGATTTAGATGAAGATAGCTTATGATTTTCATATACATACAGCAGCTTCACCATGTGCAGATGAATATATGTCTCCTAATAATATTGTTAACATGGCTAAACTTAATGGTTTGCAAACCATTGCTATAACAGACCATAATACGTGTGTGAATTGTGAAGCAGTGATGCAGATAGGAGAACAAAATGATCTTTTAGTAATCCCGGGCATGGAAATAGAATGTATGGAGGAATTTCATTGTATTGCACTATTTAAAGATATAAAAACAGCTAAAGAGATAGAAGATTATGTAACAAGTCATATGCCACAAATTAAAAACAGAGTAGATATCTTTGGGCATCAATATATTCTAAATAAAGAAGATGAAATAATTGGAGAAATAGAAAGATTATTGCTGACAGCCTCAGCTATACCAGCCGAGCATTTATTCAAAGCAGTGCGAGCAGTGGGTGGGGTTATTTATCCAGCACATATTGATAGAAATTCTTATAGTATTATTTCGAACTTGGGGTTTATTCCAGAAGAGTTAGATATTCATATGATTGAATTATCAAAATATGCTTCGGTATATGAGTATGCGCAGCAATATAAAGATTTTACTATTATTCAGTCATCAGATGCCCATTATTTACAAGATATATCACAGCACGAAAATTTTCTTGACACGCAAAATCTTGATGTTAATGACTTATTTAAACGGTTCGGTGCTAATCGTCAATAAACAAAATAGATTGTTAAAAATCTATTTTTACGTTTTAGAGTAAAATCAGTCATTAATTAACAATAGTATTAAATGTTTAAATATTATATAATTAAGACAAAGTCTTTTATTAATTGACAACATAAAATTTTTATGGTATTTTCATAAAGTAAGTAAATAATTTATACTATTTTTGTTAAAAAATTAACAAATAAAGTATAAAAATTTATATAAAAAGGAATAAATGAGGAGGATATATTATGTCATGTGAAAGTTGCAAAAATGAACTTGCAAACGAATTGTATGCTCAGCTCGAAAAGTTCATTGATGAACTACCAGAAAAAAGAGGTGCTCTTATTTCTGTGCTTCATAAAGCACAAAGTATATTTGGATATTTACCTAAGGAAGTTCAAATATTCATAGGCAGGAAACTTGACCTTCCCGTATCACAAGTATATGGAGTAGTTAGTTTCTACTCATTTTTTACAATGGTACCAAAAGGAAAACATCCTATTGCAGTCTGTATGGGAACAGCTTGTTATGTAAGAGGAGCTGACAAGGTTGTAGATTATTTTAAAAGAGAGCTAGGCATTGAAGTTGGACAGACTACAGAAGATGGCAAGTTTTCATTAGATGCACTCAGATGCGTGGGGGCATGTGGCTTAGCACCTGTTGTACTGGTTGGAGAAAAAGTGTATGGACGTATTGTAACAGCAGAGGATGTAAAGAAAATTCTTAGTGAATATTAAGAATAATAATTATAGGAGGAGATTGATATGCCTAAAATCATGTCGTTAGATGACCTTAAAAGTTTAAGAGATAATGTGAAAAATAAAGTTGATTTAAGAGAAAAAGGCGAGAATGTAGATGAGATGGTAGTCATTCGTGTAGCAATGGCAACATGCGGCATTGCATCTGGTGCAAGAGATATTATGAATTATTTTGCAGACCTTGTAAGAGAAGAAGGTATTGATAATATTGTGATTACACAAAGCGGTTGTATGGGATACTGTTATGCAGAACCAACCATTGAGGTGACACTTCCAGCAAGTGAGCCAGTAGTATATGGCAATGTTACTAAGGAAAAAGCAAAAGAGATTTTAGAAAAGCATATTAAAAGTGGGGAAATGGTAGATGGTATCATTCCAGTAGCTCACAAATCCATAGATGAGTAATAGAAAAGAGGTGGCCTAAAAATGTCTAAATATACAATGCATATATTGGTATGTGGAGGAACGGGATGTATTTCTGCACAATCCAATGAGATCATAGAACAACTTGAGTTTCATATCAACGCAGCAAATATGTCAGAAGAAGTACAAGTACTTAAAACAGGATGTTTTGGTTTTTGTGAAAAAGGGCCTGTAGTTAAAATTCTTCCTGACAATACTTTTTATGTACAAGTTACGCCAGGTGATGCAGAAGAACTGGTAAAAGAACATATTGTAAAAGGAAGAAAAGTAGAGAGATTACTTTACGTAGACCCTACAACAGAAGAAGTCGTTTCAGATTCAAAGCATATGGATTTTTACAAAAAACAAATGCGTGTTGCACTTCGTAACTGTGGTTTTATTGATCCTGATAATATTGAAGAATACATAGCAAGAGATGGCTACGCAGCACTTGGAAAAGCGCTTAGTATGACACAACAAGAAGTAATTGATGAAGTTAAAAAGTCTGGACTTCGTGGCCGTGGGGGCGGTGGTTTCCCTACAGGTTTAAAATGGGAGTTTGCCTATAAAAACAAAGCAGACCAAAAATATGTGGTATGTAATGCTGATGAGGGGGATCCAGGAGCTTTCATGGACCGTTCGATTTTAGAAGGTGATCCACATTCAGTAGTTGAGGCAATGGCAATCTGCGGTTATGCAATAGGTGCGACTAAAGGGTTAGTTTATATCAGAGCTGAGTATCCACTTGCGATTAAGCGTCTAGAAAAAGCACTTCAGGATGCAAAAGAATATGGACTGCTTGGTAAAAACATATTAGGGACTGGATTGGAGTTTGATATTGAAATTAAATTTGGTGCAGGGGCATTCGTATGTGGTGAAGAAACAGCACTTATCCACTCCATGGAAGGTATGCGTGGAGAGCCTACTACTAAACCACCTTTCCCTGCTGAAAGTGGTTACTGGTCTAAACCGACCAATGTTAATAACGTAGAAACGTTTGCAAACATTCCAGTTATTTTCTTAAAAGGTGGAGATTGGTTTGCTTCTATTGGAACTGAAAAATCAAAAGGAACAAAAGTATTTGCGTTAGCTGGTAAAATTAACAATGTAGGACTTATTGAAGTGCCTATGGGTATTACATTAAGAGAAGTTATTTATGATATTGGTGGCGGCATTAAAGACGGTAAAAAGTTTAAAGCTGTACAAACTGGCGGGCCTTCAGGTGGTTGCTTAACAGAAAAAGACCTTGATACGCCAATAGACTTTGATAATCTAATAGCAAAAGGTTCTATGATGGGTTCAGGTGGTATGATTGTTATGGATGAAGATAACTGTATGCCAGCCGTAGCAAAATTCTATTTAGAGTTTACAGAAGAAGAATCTTGTGGTAAGTGTACGCCATGTCGTGTTGGAACAAAACGTCTTTTAGAACTATTAGAAAAGATTACTGAGGGTAAAGGAACAATGGAAGACATAGATATCCTAAGAGACCTTAGCCAAGTTATTAAAGATACAGCGCTTTGTGGTCTAGGTCAGACAGCTCCAAACCCTATTTTATCAACATTAGATGTGTTTGAAGATGAATATCTTGCACATATTAAAGATAAAAAATGTCCAGCAGGTCAATGTAATGCATTGCTTCAATATAAGATTACTGATAAATGTATTGGATGTACAGCATGTAAGCGAGTTTGTCCAGTAGATGCTATAGAAGGCGCTGTTAAGCAAAAACACCTTATTGATCAAGCAAAATGTATTAAATGCGGTGCATGTATGGATAAGTGTAAATTTGCAGCGATTATCAAAGAATAGAAAAGGAGTGAGAAAGCGATGTCAGAACTAAAAATTACGATTGATGGCAAAGAGACTAGTGTTGCAGCTGGTTCAACAATCTTAGAAGCAGCAAAAGCAGTAGGCGTCCATATACCAACTCTTTGTCATTTAGATTTACATGATACAAAAATGGTTAACCAAGCAGCATCTTGCAGAATTTGTGTTGTAGAAGTAGAAGGTCGCCGAAACTTAGCACCAGCTTGTGCAACCCCTGTAACAAATGGCATGATTGTTAATACCCGTTCAGTTAAAGTACTTAATGCAAGAAAAGTAGTTCTTGAATTATTACTTTCAGACCATCCAAAAGATTGTCTTGTATGTGAAAAATCAGGACGCTGTGAACTTCAGGATGTTGCTGTAAAGTTTGGTGTAAGAGAAATCAAAATAGGCAAAGATGGTGCACAATCTACTTATCCAGTAGATACAAGCAAAGCTATTGTAAGAGATATGGACAAATGTATTATGTGCAGACGTTGCGAAACAATGTGTAACAAAGTACAAACAGTTGGCGCATTATCAGGTATTAATAGAGGATTTAACGCAGTTGTTTCAACTGCTTTCGAAGCGGATCTATTAGATTCAGTTTGTACCCATTGTGGACAATGTGTAGCTGTCTGTCCTACAGGTGCATTATGTGAAAAAGAGCATGCTTGGGATGTTGTTAGACATCTTGCTGATAATGATAAAGTTGTAGTAGTACAAACAGCACCGGCAGTAAGAGCTGCACTTGGTGAAGAATTTGGAATGGAAGCAGGTACTCTTGTTACTGGTAAGATGGTTGCAGCACTTAGAGCACTTGGCTTTGATTATGTATTTGATACAGATTTTGCAGCTGATGTAACAATCATGGAAGAAGGCGCAGAACTTATTGATCGTATAACAAGATTTCAGGCTGGAGATGAGTCAGTAAGTCTGCCAATACTTACAAGCTGTTGTCCTGCTTGGGTGAACTTTATTGAAAGCCAATTCCCTGACTTATTAAATATTCCATCAACAGCAAGATCTCCACAGCAAATGTTTGGAGCCATTGCGAAAAATTATTTTGCAGAAAAATACAATATTCCAAGAGAAAAAATGGTAGTTGTATCAATCATGCCATGTTTAGCTAAAAAATATGAAGCAGCAAGACCAGAATTTAATAACGATGTAGATCTTTCTATCTCGACTAGAGAACTTGCGCATCTTATTAAGCGTGCTAATATCGACTTTAATAACCTTCCAGAAGAAGACTTTGATAATCCATTAGGAGAATCAACAGGTGCTTCTGTTATCTTTGGAACTACTGGTGGGGTTATTGAAGCTGCTACACGTACAGCTTATGAAATTTTAACAGGTGAAACGCTTGGAAAAGTAGACTTTGAAGAACTTAGAGGTTTTGAAGGCGTAAGAAGTGCAACAGTTAAAGTAGGAGATATGGATCTTAATATTGGTATTGCTCATGGACTTGGTAATGCAAGAGAACTTCTTGAAGAAATCAGAGGTGGTAACCCAAGAAACTTCCATGCAATTGAAATCATGGCTTGCCCAGG
It contains:
- a CDS encoding DUF4397 domain-containing protein, which translates into the protein MLKKENIPLSYMRFFHALPIKYSIDIYIDTKLAFRDVLYEDFTDYIALYPGEHTITIKQTKNPITVFSMVWHVPNQKIYTGIIAPKTKDGMGIEIYKIEDITRPIPSNNFLVRIGHFSMPTPTIDIFLSDNTATFKKVSCNELTNYTPSKPGIHTLEIKESTTGKSLLSVPSIRLKTTRFYSIYVIGNNSKEFPLTITIPLDGNSYLRI
- a CDS encoding AlbA family DNA-binding domain-containing protein codes for the protein MNLNKLKQLLKNDEGFKLDFKLKLSLELESEKKEFVKDVIAIANTPGGRGYILFGIEDKTRMIVGIEDIPNNIEERIQQIISNRSVPPVPVKFEAKMINHKMIGILTIFKSMQVPHQMLQTGAFYVRRGSTTDKATRHEIANMLQQFGMLSFENVPCRSATLEELDFDLIDKHIGYMGSYKKQDKLVLSTLGIIAADFERGVYYPTYGGLLLFGKNPQNFIPQAVLEIQYASRIVAVTGNISKILEGFEEIIKQIVPISYPKAALIEVVSNAVIHRNYWNSAQFTSVSIKEDYIKVSNPMSYEYREVKEDRIRINPWLYSRLLIIQQKEKDFHFGIGLDKVKELFGTKEAVRIQTNLVEGLFEVCLPGTRTYET
- a CDS encoding ATP-binding protein — translated: MKLQYHVDGDNFLVAGEASASLKRTLKQLGIDSGIIRKISISMYEAEMNMVIHAYGGVIDVDISTDKVHIILKDKGPGIPDIDLAMKEGYSTASHEIRELGFGAGMGLPNMKRYSDHLNVYSEVGVGTTVELTVFLT
- a CDS encoding [Fe-Fe] hydrogenase large subunit C-terminal domain-containing protein yields the protein MHSHSVTLEKDKCIGCTDCIKRCPTEAIRVRGSKAKIIEDRCIDCGNCIRICRNGAKRAVTDEISLIDKYKYRIALPAPSFYAQFPKAKNIEQILSTLYHIGFTDILEVGCAAEVIAKHTYDYVKTASTFPIISSSCPAIVRLIQRRFPSLIHHVLPIMSPMELAARYIKNKYIDEGISEDEIGVFFISPCPAKATDIHRPKGLVRSYVDGVLSMQDIYKMMIYKMNSNGQIAVKRQSTYKGLSWATRNGGLDEDTIKSRIAVDGMESVIGILEKVEDGTLADIKYIEALACTGGCLGGALAIENPFVSRYTLKKWIEEDAAKNVINNNEIINAITQVPASFSKEITPRPVFSLDKDMEKALKMMEDIESLYKELPQIDCGSCGAPTCRCFAEDVVKKDANIEECVFMLRKKIKNLSEVMHNLTETVIPTHNDK
- a CDS encoding DRTGG domain-containing protein, whose translation is MINKKGLNKVIVKDIIEQIQLKLVAGEAGITNQVQGGYVGDLLSFVMSHAKEKDVWITIQGHINSVAVASLLGLSAIILTENVEADEAMIHKANEEGIPVLSTKLNSFDVVCQLACLSQIQEI
- a CDS encoding PHP domain-containing protein, translated to MKIAYDFHIHTAASPCADEYMSPNNIVNMAKLNGLQTIAITDHNTCVNCEAVMQIGEQNDLLVIPGMEIECMEEFHCIALFKDIKTAKEIEDYVTSHMPQIKNRVDIFGHQYILNKEDEIIGEIERLLLTASAIPAEHLFKAVRAVGGVIYPAHIDRNSYSIISNLGFIPEELDIHMIELSKYASVYEYAQQYKDFTIIQSSDAHYLQDISQHENFLDTQNLDVNDLFKRFGANRQ
- a CDS encoding NADH-quinone oxidoreductase subunit NuoE family protein, which gives rise to MSCESCKNELANELYAQLEKFIDELPEKRGALISVLHKAQSIFGYLPKEVQIFIGRKLDLPVSQVYGVVSFYSFFTMVPKGKHPIAVCMGTACYVRGADKVVDYFKRELGIEVGQTTEDGKFSLDALRCVGACGLAPVVLVGEKVYGRIVTAEDVKKILSEY
- a CDS encoding (2Fe-2S) ferredoxin domain-containing protein; this translates as MPKIMSLDDLKSLRDNVKNKVDLREKGENVDEMVVIRVAMATCGIASGARDIMNYFADLVREEGIDNIVITQSGCMGYCYAEPTIEVTLPASEPVVYGNVTKEKAKEILEKHIKSGEMVDGIIPVAHKSIDE
- the nuoF gene encoding NADH-quinone oxidoreductase subunit NuoF, which gives rise to MSKYTMHILVCGGTGCISAQSNEIIEQLEFHINAANMSEEVQVLKTGCFGFCEKGPVVKILPDNTFYVQVTPGDAEELVKEHIVKGRKVERLLYVDPTTEEVVSDSKHMDFYKKQMRVALRNCGFIDPDNIEEYIARDGYAALGKALSMTQQEVIDEVKKSGLRGRGGGGFPTGLKWEFAYKNKADQKYVVCNADEGDPGAFMDRSILEGDPHSVVEAMAICGYAIGATKGLVYIRAEYPLAIKRLEKALQDAKEYGLLGKNILGTGLEFDIEIKFGAGAFVCGEETALIHSMEGMRGEPTTKPPFPAESGYWSKPTNVNNVETFANIPVIFLKGGDWFASIGTEKSKGTKVFALAGKINNVGLIEVPMGITLREVIYDIGGGIKDGKKFKAVQTGGPSGGCLTEKDLDTPIDFDNLIAKGSMMGSGGMIVMDEDNCMPAVAKFYLEFTEEESCGKCTPCRVGTKRLLELLEKITEGKGTMEDIDILRDLSQVIKDTALCGLGQTAPNPILSTLDVFEDEYLAHIKDKKCPAGQCNALLQYKITDKCIGCTACKRVCPVDAIEGAVKQKHLIDQAKCIKCGACMDKCKFAAIIKE
- a CDS encoding NADH-dependent [FeFe] hydrogenase, group A6 gives rise to the protein MSELKITIDGKETSVAAGSTILEAAKAVGVHIPTLCHLDLHDTKMVNQAASCRICVVEVEGRRNLAPACATPVTNGMIVNTRSVKVLNARKVVLELLLSDHPKDCLVCEKSGRCELQDVAVKFGVREIKIGKDGAQSTYPVDTSKAIVRDMDKCIMCRRCETMCNKVQTVGALSGINRGFNAVVSTAFEADLLDSVCTHCGQCVAVCPTGALCEKEHAWDVVRHLADNDKVVVVQTAPAVRAALGEEFGMEAGTLVTGKMVAALRALGFDYVFDTDFAADVTIMEEGAELIDRITRFQAGDESVSLPILTSCCPAWVNFIESQFPDLLNIPSTARSPQQMFGAIAKNYFAEKYNIPREKMVVVSIMPCLAKKYEAARPEFNNDVDLSISTRELAHLIKRANIDFNNLPEEDFDNPLGESTGASVIFGTTGGVIEAATRTAYEILTGETLGKVDFEELRGFEGVRSATVKVGDMDLNIGIAHGLGNARELLEEIRGGNPRNFHAIEIMACPGGCIGGGGQPYHHGDTEILKKRQAAIYTEDRSKTIRKSHENPFVKELYAEFFEKPMSHKAHKLLHTHYEAKDKV